Proteins encoded in a region of the Cytobacillus pseudoceanisediminis genome:
- the cysC gene encoding adenylyl-sulfate kinase, which yields MEKDKNLYSPIFKVTKEKRRALHGHNSKIIWFTGLSGSGKTTIANELEDILHSKGISTFILDGDNIRQGLNNDLGFSQEDRKENIRRIGEVAKLFVDSGIVVLVTFISPFASERKLVRDMVEKDEFIEVYVNCSLEECEKRDPKGLYQRAKNGEIKEFTGISSPYEVPENPEIILETSNYSIKECTEILYDYLKRLL from the coding sequence ATGGAAAAAGACAAGAATTTATATTCTCCTATATTTAAAGTAACAAAAGAAAAAAGAAGAGCTCTTCATGGACATAATAGTAAGATTATTTGGTTTACTGGTTTATCAGGATCAGGTAAAACAACCATCGCAAATGAACTGGAAGACATTCTTCATTCAAAAGGTATCTCCACCTTTATTTTAGATGGAGATAATATTCGGCAGGGACTGAATAACGATTTAGGATTCAGTCAGGAAGATCGAAAAGAAAATATTCGCAGAATCGGAGAGGTAGCAAAATTATTTGTAGATAGCGGAATTGTGGTTCTGGTTACCTTTATATCACCATTCGCTTCAGAGCGTAAACTGGTCAGAGATATGGTTGAAAAGGACGAGTTTATTGAAGTGTATGTCAATTGCTCTTTGGAAGAGTGCGAAAAAAGAGATCCAAAGGGCTTGTACCAAAGGGCAAAAAATGGTGAAATCAAAGAATTTACGGGGATTTCTTCGCCTTATGAAGTGCCTGAGAATCCAGAAATCATCTTAGAGACTTCTAACTATTCGATAAAAGAGTGTACAGAAATTCTTTATGATTATCTGAAAAGATTACTGTAA
- a CDS encoding glycosyltransferase, with the protein MSKELPLVSVLIPFYNCKYVPQAIETVLRQTYKNIEIILVNDGSYMYNELLKPYLSRIIYIEQKNKGVASALNEGIKIANGEYLAWLSSDDLFSEKKIELQLNFMKENKSLFSFTNFNIIDSHNQIKKYNVGIHFKSGIEVLQSLKDFNPINGCTVMMSRKVIEKIGYFDETLKYAQDYDYWIRTSAHFPLHYFHCTLTNYRVHDLMGSIRHNIDQMKEFYELRENYRVKYNKFFQNREERNMFNSPFTFRGNEYIAAQFNPRQIIDNFKYECVILPQRRSNNENASYLISPEVNNIEGNFAVAGILFQSNRLCVVEKYQNNVETVISLPINQNEWIKVVLIYIDKTPTVYINEKEVAVGTKSRYTHICPSLVFGGNIKDGCFYGKIQSIKLWKVPPNQSEIRLMREDMNVNQNIVWGYDFLSGSAYKNGKKSDYEVSIILPTFNKYQELLLTLHSLECQHFDKKKYEVIIVDDGSIDKTASIINEHNFSFDLKYIRSNQNIGRASMRNLGIQNAGGRVIVFLDAEIIVKPDFVSLHYQGHKENKKIVICGSLVLKGLYTIYHPRYNMEQKTQIMKLLKNYPTFTPSTLNEIKSGKTVKLLTEKEVSNQSYQNYSFDKPFVKVYKETLFNRFGNNLNGFHFPWLLFCTGNVSVEAKAIKEVGLFEEYPGYGWDDHELGYRLYKKGYRFFNHNGLAAYHQEHPISKTNPQDAIKNFVRVFNKYPEVQLRIFILHFLGISVPNVHLIYDSYLNFLSGYSNIYKGIPKLLEQILQRISVKLWKEEPLTNLLNTSSVNKEQIIKNLEELERYPKVKPFASNFKNIIKM; encoded by the coding sequence TTGAGTAAAGAACTGCCATTAGTAAGTGTTTTAATACCATTTTATAATTGTAAATATGTTCCCCAGGCAATTGAAACCGTATTAAGACAAACTTACAAGAATATCGAAATTATATTAGTTAATGATGGGTCCTATATGTATAATGAATTATTAAAACCATACTTATCAAGAATTATATATATAGAACAAAAAAATAAAGGTGTTGCGTCTGCTTTAAATGAGGGAATCAAGATAGCTAATGGTGAATATCTAGCTTGGTTAAGCTCAGATGATTTATTTTCTGAGAAGAAAATCGAACTACAGCTTAATTTTATGAAAGAGAATAAATCATTATTTAGTTTTACAAATTTTAATATTATCGATAGCCATAATCAGATAAAAAAATATAATGTTGGGATACATTTCAAGAGCGGAATAGAAGTCTTACAATCATTAAAAGATTTTAATCCTATAAATGGTTGTACGGTTATGATGTCCAGGAAGGTTATTGAAAAAATTGGATATTTTGACGAAACTTTAAAATATGCACAAGACTATGATTACTGGATAAGAACTTCGGCCCATTTTCCTCTTCATTATTTCCATTGTACTTTAACTAACTACCGGGTCCATGATTTAATGGGATCAATTCGTCATAATATAGATCAAATGAAAGAATTCTATGAACTTAGAGAGAATTATAGAGTCAAATATAATAAATTTTTTCAGAACAGAGAGGAGAGAAACATGTTTAACTCTCCATTTACTTTTAGAGGGAATGAATATATTGCTGCACAATTTAACCCTCGGCAAATAATTGATAATTTTAAATATGAATGTGTGATTTTACCACAAAGAAGGTCAAATAATGAAAATGCATCATATCTTATTTCACCAGAGGTAAATAATATTGAAGGAAATTTTGCTGTAGCAGGTATATTATTCCAAAGTAATAGGTTATGTGTGGTTGAAAAATATCAAAATAATGTTGAAACAGTTATAAGTTTGCCTATAAATCAGAATGAGTGGATTAAAGTAGTCCTTATTTATATAGATAAGACACCAACAGTGTATATTAATGAAAAGGAAGTAGCTGTGGGGACAAAAAGCAGATATACTCACATTTGTCCATCTTTGGTTTTTGGCGGCAACATTAAAGATGGGTGTTTCTATGGAAAAATCCAATCAATAAAACTTTGGAAAGTACCCCCAAACCAATCAGAAATTCGGTTAATGAGGGAAGATATGAATGTAAATCAAAATATTGTGTGGGGTTATGACTTTTTAAGCGGGTCTGCCTATAAAAATGGGAAGAAATCTGACTACGAAGTCAGTATAATATTGCCGACCTTTAATAAATATCAAGAATTATTGTTAACACTTCATTCCTTAGAATGCCAGCATTTTGATAAGAAAAAGTATGAAGTAATTATTGTCGATGATGGATCAATTGACAAAACTGCTTCTATAATCAATGAACACAATTTTTCATTTGATTTAAAATATATAAGATCCAACCAAAATATTGGAAGGGCTAGTATGAGAAACCTTGGGATTCAGAATGCTGGAGGCCGAGTTATTGTATTTTTGGATGCAGAGATAATTGTTAAGCCTGACTTTGTTTCTCTGCATTACCAAGGACATAAGGAGAACAAAAAAATAGTCATTTGTGGAAGCTTGGTACTTAAAGGATTATATACAATATATCATCCAAGATACAACATGGAACAAAAGACTCAAATAATGAAGCTGTTGAAAAACTATCCGACTTTTACTCCTAGTACTTTGAATGAGATAAAAAGTGGTAAGACTGTTAAACTATTAACTGAAAAAGAGGTTAGTAATCAATCATATCAAAATTATTCATTTGATAAACCATTCGTAAAGGTTTACAAAGAAACGCTTTTTAATCGTTTTGGGAATAATCTGAATGGGTTTCACTTTCCATGGCTCTTATTTTGCACTGGGAATGTTTCTGTTGAGGCAAAGGCCATTAAGGAAGTAGGCCTATTTGAAGAGTACCCAGGATACGGCTGGGATGATCATGAACTTGGATATCGTTTATATAAAAAGGGGTATAGATTTTTTAATCATAATGGGTTAGCAGCCTATCATCAAGAACACCCTATTTCAAAGACAAATCCTCAAGATGCTATTAAAAATTTTGTCCGAGTGTTTAATAAATATCCTGAGGTACAATTAAGGATTTTTATATTGCATTTCTTGGGTATATCCGTTCCTAATGTACACTTAATTTATGATTCATACTTGAACTTTTTAAGTGGATATTCAAATATTTATAAAGGAATTCCGAAGTTATTAGAGCAAATACTCCAAAGAATATCTGTTAAACTATGGAAAGAAGAACCATTAACAAACTTACTAAATACTAGTTCAGTAAATAAAGAACAAATTATAAAAAATCTTGAAGAATTAGAAAGGTATCCTAAAGTTAAGCCGTTTGCAAGTAATTTTAAGAACATTATTAAGATGTAA
- a CDS encoding sulfotransferase domain-containing protein has product MGVKKHYPGIYEETYKIYEWRKDPSVCCIRYEDLVNNLTADTEILKIINFLWEDLRNLNISKSEFLKIMKNNIDTKNSWTYRQGKFGGWREEFTSRNKANFKKVAGDLIIKLGYEKDNNW; this is encoded by the coding sequence GTGGGGGTTAAGAAACATTATCCAGGCATTTATGAGGAAACTTATAAAATTTATGAATGGCGTAAAGATCCCAGCGTGTGCTGCATACGTTACGAAGATCTAGTAAATAATTTAACTGCAGATACTGAAATATTAAAAATAATAAATTTTTTATGGGAAGATCTAAGAAACCTAAACATAAGTAAAAGTGAATTCTTAAAAATAATGAAAAACAACATTGATACTAAAAACTCATGGACATATAGACAAGGCAAATTTGGAGGGTGGCGTGAAGAATTTACATCTAGAAATAAAGCGAACTTTAAAAAAGTAGCTGGTGATTTGATCATTAAACTAGGTTATGAAAAGGACAATAATTGGTGA
- a CDS encoding glycosyltransferase family 4 protein → MELLDLSKKTGAGGIKVLFTYYIPSGGIETLNRQRFYALSKAGVTCHFLYKQHGTGLQNMLKPVFVLDKEELIRELVIREKYDAIVVASDLQMLENLKKWGIKSTLIYEVQGLGFYKEYAEKFIKTQAYDIINNFADGILYPRTPHLIKAFEKYFPNKKKFCFHNCFNSKSFHYKKLPAPKNPILGWVGRIEENKNWRDFLTIGSKLSESIPNIQMWMFEDNTLSKPESRKEFENMVSSLKLNNRLTIYPNQPHSKMADYFSMIGDSGGLLCSTSKVEGFGYAVLEAMICRCPVLTTDSDGVRSFIVHNHTGKYYKQGDINHAIQEAKILLTNIPIRNEIRRNGVAHIEKIFSPEIYAANFLNMLITLKE, encoded by the coding sequence GTGGAATTATTGGACTTATCTAAAAAAACCGGAGCAGGCGGAATTAAAGTTTTATTTACGTATTATATTCCCAGTGGAGGTATCGAGACACTAAATAGACAGCGTTTTTATGCTCTAAGTAAAGCAGGAGTTACCTGTCACTTTTTGTATAAACAACATGGAACCGGATTACAGAATATGTTAAAACCAGTTTTTGTTCTTGATAAAGAAGAACTTATCAGGGAGTTAGTTATTCGTGAAAAGTATGATGCTATAGTAGTGGCATCAGATCTTCAAATGCTTGAGAATTTAAAGAAATGGGGAATTAAAAGTACATTAATCTATGAAGTTCAAGGACTTGGCTTCTATAAAGAATATGCAGAAAAATTCATTAAAACTCAAGCTTATGATATTATTAATAATTTTGCTGATGGAATTTTATACCCTAGAACGCCTCATTTAATAAAAGCTTTTGAAAAATATTTTCCCAATAAAAAAAAATTTTGCTTTCACAATTGCTTTAACTCAAAAAGTTTTCATTATAAGAAACTGCCTGCTCCTAAGAACCCTATCCTTGGCTGGGTTGGAAGGATAGAAGAAAATAAAAATTGGAGGGATTTTTTAACAATAGGGTCAAAGTTAAGTGAATCTATCCCCAATATCCAAATGTGGATGTTTGAAGACAATACTCTTTCAAAACCTGAATCAAGAAAAGAATTTGAAAATATGGTATCTTCCCTCAAACTGAATAACAGATTAACAATCTACCCTAATCAACCTCATAGTAAGATGGCAGACTACTTTTCAATGATCGGGGATTCTGGTGGCCTGTTATGCTCTACCTCAAAAGTTGAGGGTTTTGGATACGCAGTTCTTGAAGCTATGATTTGTAGATGTCCTGTCCTTACAACAGATTCAGATGGAGTCCGAAGCTTTATTGTTCATAACCATACAGGAAAATATTATAAACAGGGAGATATCAATCATGCTATCCAGGAAGCTAAAATATTACTAACAAACATTCCTATTAGAAATGAAATAAGAAGAAATGGAGTAGCACATATTGAAAAAATATTTTCGCCTGAAATTTATGCTGCTAATTTTCTGAATATGCTTATTACATTAAAAGAATAA
- a CDS encoding sulfite exporter TauE/SafE family protein, whose product MRKLLTVTIVGFIAQLIDGSLGMAYGVTSSSLFLMLGMAPAVASASIHISEVVTTAASGFFHFKFGNVDRGTVMKLILPGGVGAFIGACFLSSMPGEAVRPFISVFLLLLGVYILFRFLFLNSIPNENKGIQLSNRKAAILGLLGGFADATGGGGWGPITTPVLLAQKDTAPRKVIGTVDTSEFVIALSATAGFLISLGWKEFDWFWVLALMLGGLFAAPIAAWLVRILPSYLLGVAVGGVIIITNLHTIINLSGIGITLSYFIYPCLFMLWIIAIIYTIKKNKS is encoded by the coding sequence TTGAGAAAATTACTTACTGTTACAATTGTTGGATTCATTGCCCAATTAATTGACGGATCACTAGGGATGGCTTACGGAGTTACATCCTCCTCTTTGTTTTTAATGCTAGGTATGGCTCCTGCGGTTGCATCTGCCAGTATTCACATTTCGGAAGTGGTTACGACTGCTGCTTCAGGTTTTTTTCATTTTAAGTTTGGAAATGTAGATAGAGGGACAGTAATGAAATTAATTCTACCCGGTGGTGTAGGGGCATTTATTGGAGCATGCTTTTTAAGCAGCATGCCAGGAGAAGCTGTCAGGCCTTTTATATCTGTTTTTTTGTTGTTATTGGGAGTTTATATCTTATTCCGCTTTTTGTTTCTTAATAGTATTCCAAATGAGAATAAGGGAATCCAGTTATCTAACAGGAAAGCTGCAATCCTTGGTCTATTAGGCGGGTTCGCTGACGCTACCGGTGGAGGCGGATGGGGGCCCATTACAACACCTGTTCTTCTGGCCCAAAAAGACACTGCTCCCAGAAAAGTGATTGGAACTGTTGATACGAGTGAATTTGTAATAGCATTATCAGCAACGGCAGGGTTTCTTATCTCTTTAGGCTGGAAGGAATTTGATTGGTTTTGGGTTCTTGCGTTAATGCTAGGTGGATTGTTTGCTGCTCCTATTGCAGCATGGCTCGTAAGGATCCTTCCTTCCTACCTCCTTGGAGTCGCAGTAGGTGGAGTGATCATTATAACCAATTTGCATACCATTATTAATTTATCTGGCATAGGGATTACATTATCTTACTTTATATATCCCTGTCTTTTTATGCTTTGGATAATAGCCATTATTTATACAATTAAAAAGAATAAGAGCTGA
- a CDS encoding DUF4915 domain-containing protein: protein MLQVKDFNALISCCNQNGGLYHLKRQKGMNTLQIILDIECRGIARYGKGFVVASNEEGIILLDESLNVVNFSHAGKGLDLHGIAISGDFAYLAETKLNCIGIYDLSNGLNRVDEICFSSNRATDICHINDIFIEENSLFVSMFHLPGQFNIGGGVVEYSLKKKKVKNVLYEGISQPHSVMLYKNDLYFCNSEEFSVRKENNILFKCLGYTRGLAVQNETVLIGQSITRHINKLLEKHPNISSDCGVYLLNMNNKLSTFVPIPSLEIYGIIFI from the coding sequence ATGTTACAAGTTAAAGATTTTAATGCACTGATAAGCTGCTGTAACCAAAATGGGGGACTATACCATCTGAAACGCCAAAAAGGAATGAATACACTTCAAATAATATTAGATATTGAATGCAGAGGAATAGCTAGATATGGTAAGGGATTTGTTGTTGCATCAAATGAGGAAGGAATTATTCTATTGGATGAAAGTTTAAATGTTGTAAATTTTAGCCATGCAGGAAAAGGATTAGATCTGCATGGAATAGCTATTAGTGGAGATTTTGCTTATTTAGCAGAAACTAAGCTTAATTGTATTGGCATATATGATTTATCAAATGGATTAAACAGAGTCGATGAGATTTGCTTTTCTTCCAACAGAGCAACAGATATTTGCCATATTAATGATATATTTATTGAAGAAAATAGTCTTTTTGTATCAATGTTTCATTTACCTGGCCAATTTAATATTGGAGGCGGGGTAGTTGAATATTCTTTAAAAAAGAAGAAAGTTAAGAATGTTCTATATGAAGGAATATCTCAGCCTCATAGTGTTATGTTATATAAAAATGATCTGTATTTTTGTAATTCGGAAGAATTCTCTGTACGTAAAGAAAATAATATATTATTTAAATGTCTTGGTTATACGAGAGGTCTAGCTGTTCAGAATGAAACGGTTCTAATTGGCCAAAGTATAACTAGACATATAAATAAATTATTAGAAAAGCATCCTAATATTTCTTCAGACTGTGGAGTCTATTTATTAAATATGAATAATAAACTTTCAACTTTTGTGCCGATCCCCTCCTTGGAAATATATGGAATTATTTTTATCTGA